CCGTTGCACGATGTCACCATCGAGGTAAGGCCGTGTTTACTCCGCCGTTGCTCGACACTGCAAGGAGGATGCGATGCGCAAGTCAGTGACCCGTTTTTTGTTGCTTCTGCTAATCGAGTCCACGGTCGGCGTGGCGGCGCCGCCTTTGACCGCACAGTACCCCGACGGGCAGATTCTGAGCTCAAAGCCTTGGCCGGCGTTGCCTCCTTATGAGTCCCTGGATGATTTCGGTCGCGGCTATTTTTCGCGCGCAGCCTACGAAGCCGCTCGCGCGCAAACGGGGTTCGACACGCTCGAAATCACATACGCTAGCGATGGGTTTCAAGTGCACGGATTGTTAATCAAGCCAAAAGCGCCGGGTTCGCGGAAATGGCCGGCGATAATATTCAACCGAGGAGGCAACGGCGAACTCGGGCGTATCACTGATAACGGGCTGCCTTGCGGGGCTGCAAACACGTCGTGCTTAGACGTCGCCGACCTTTACCTTCTCGCTAAGGCCGGCTTCGTGGTCATCGCGTCCAACTACCGCTACGAAGGTGCCACCGAAAAACGCGATGAGTGGGGCGGAGTTGACGTCGACGACGTCCTCAATCTCGTCCCGGCGCTG
This sequence is a window from Candidatus Binatia bacterium. Protein-coding genes within it:
- a CDS encoding prolyl oligopeptidase family serine peptidase encodes the protein MRKSVTRFLLLLLIESTVGVAAPPLTAQYPDGQILSSKPWPALPPYESLDDFGRGYFSRAAYEAARAQTGFDTLEITYASDGFQVHGLLIKPKAPGSRKWPAIIFNRGGNGELGRITDNGLPCGAANTSCLDVADLYLLAKAGFVVIASNYRYEGATEKRDEWGGVDVDDVLNLVPALKALGFVDPERLFMLGLSRGGTMTYLAIKRGIPIRAAAVIGAVADVKAWVDARPEMGLVNGNQYIDGFANIWPDYEHRAEEEYRARSAVYWADRINVPILILHSRTDRLVPVTQALRMAEALQENGKVFALHIYDRDGHALPRNRDDRDRMIIDWFNRAASQSGQ